From the genome of Vicia villosa cultivar HV-30 ecotype Madison, WI linkage group LG2, Vvil1.0, whole genome shotgun sequence, one region includes:
- the LOC131647420 gene encoding BAG family molecular chaperone regulator 2-like has product MMKLKSKRFCRSLSKLGNIGNKVVAPSPIEVEKECSEIKWELRPGGMLVQKRESNKSDEEMITIRVSTMSKWHDISIEATSTFGDLKLALSLVTSLEPREQRLIYKGKERDDNEFLHMIGVRDKDKVLLLEDPAIKEMKLFGLARGESINNPCCTISV; this is encoded by the exons atgatgaagttgaaATCAAAGAGGTTTTGTAGAAGCCTATCAAAGCTAGGAAACATTGGAAATAAAGTAGTAGCACCATCTCCAATTGAAGTTGAAAAGGAGTGTAGTGAAATCAAATGGGAACTTAGACCTGGTGGCATGCTTGTGCAAAAAAGAGAGAGCAATAAAAGTGATGAAGAGATGATCACAATTAGAGTTTCAACAATGTCTAAGTGGCATGATATTTCCATTGAAGCCACTTCAACTTTTG gAGATTTGAAGTTGGCTTTGTCATTGGTAACAAGTTTGGAGCCAAGAGAACAAAGGCTTATCTACAAAGGTAAAGAGAGGGATGACAATGAATTTCTTCACATGATTGGTGTTAGGGACAAAGATAaggttcttcttcttgaagatccaGCTATTAAGGAAATGAAGCTATTTGGTTTGGCAAGAGGAGAGTCTATAAACAATCCTTGTTGCACAATTAGTGTGTAA